The Chrysemys picta bellii isolate R12L10 chromosome 10, ASM1138683v2, whole genome shotgun sequence genome segment TTAATGGCCTTAGTGCTAACAGATTATCAATGACTGAACTCTTCACTAACATCATTGGGTGTATCTGGCtgtagctctgtgtgtgtttctctgcAAGGCTTACAGCACCTATGCCTCAGGTAAAACACTAGTTTCAGCTTAATGCAATAGCATTTAATGCTAAGGGCTGGTTATTGACAGCATGGTGAGGGGTTATCCTTGCAGCCAGCTTTAGTTTAAGGTACTGAGGATGTAGCAACTGCCTACACAAGGTGAAAAACTGATTAATCCCTGTACTGGTAACTCTGTCATTGCCTTGTTTTCACCTTCCTTTATAAAAGCAGAGCTGACTATCACCTGTTAGAAAACAGCCTGCTGCTTGTCTCCTCTCCTCTATTTTACAAGCATCTTAATCTTGTCCAGGTTGAAGGTTGGTTATTCAACTCTGTCCTTTGTGAGCAGGGTGCAAGATTGGAAAGGTTAAGAAGCACTTTGAATTTTTTCTTTGAAGCATGCATCAGTGGCTGAGGTCCTACCAGCCATATTAGAAGAGGTAGTAAAAATTGCTCAAagggttattttttaaataaagaattaaagtacCCAGTGTTATTGCTGCTACAGACACTTGATGCCTCTGGGCAAGTGAAAGTGTGTGGGCACTGACAGACTCATCTCAAGCACAACTACAAGGCTTTGGGACAAGTTGTGTGTGTTACTAAACTTAATGCATTCTCCCTTCTAAGTAGCACAAGGGTAAGGGTGCTTGCTTTCTTCTGACAAGCAGAGTTGTATTCTTGCCAGAGGAATGAAATAATTGGCCTTGTCCTAGACCAGATGCATCTTGTTGCACATCCATGTGATCAAGGCTTTGGGATTCTTGGCCCTTTTATTGTCACGCAGCTACTGCAGACACACATGCTTTATGCTGGATGCAATAGACAACAGCAGGAAGGGATACAGCCTCCCCCTGCCCGTTTGTCAGAGCTCTTTGTTAAGATGTAGGCTTCAAGGGATGTGAACATTTCCACCAGTGGGCAAGGACTTGGTGTAGTAAATACTCAGGAGCTGACTTTCCCAGGGCCAAGGAAAAGCAGCTGCCTATAAATAAGGACTGGACTTTGCTTTTCTAGAAAGCAGAAATGCAACTTTCACTGCTCAATAGTAACCAACAGTAGATTTAAGTTCTGCATCATTCCCTCACAGCTTGTCAGAAGAAAACATGCACCCTCTTTTCAGCAGCAGTGGAAAAAACCCTGACTTCAGGCACCCAGTGTAAAGACTATTGCATCACAACTCCGTGTAATCAAATCAATGCTTCAGTCATATCATCATAACAAACACTGTTGTTCCACAATTCATGCAGCAGCTGGGGTAATACCAGCCTTGAAATAAAGTGCAACTATTCATGTGTGTTCAGTGACTATGTATATGGGAAAAGTTTGCCCCACCTGCAAGAAAGAGCCCTTTTGCACAATTAAGCCAAGACATTCTACTAGTTACTTTCCTGAATAAGGTGCTTCAGGACTTTAGCCAAGCACAATACAAGCAGTTACAAGTGTTTTGAAAAGGGATTTATATTTCCCTGGCAGTTATTGAAGGGGACTAGCAAATCACCAAAAAGTAACCCCAATCCTCCCCTTCAATACCACAGCCAGCCTTGAGATTAACAGTGCAGTACCTCTGTCCTACAACCTTTTACACACTAGCTAATGGAGAGGACAAAGCAAGGTTAGGCCAGACCGTGCTTGGAAACGAAGGACTGCCTAGAGCCAGTAAAGCAGGAACATCTCACATTCATAACGATGCCGTTTTGTGGAGAAATATAAAACCACTCtttatttaacagaaaaaatatggcagggtgggagcaaAAAAATAGCTGGACACATTCCTACAAGTAAATTATCAAACAATAAGAAACACTTTATTTTAACTTTACAACATATAAATATGAGACATCTGTGCTTTCCATGTAGctttcttctcccccctcccatgcccagGGTCCATATCACATTGCACCAGTACCTCTGAACTCTGTGCTACAGGAGGGCTGATTGGAGCCTCTACAGCAGAGGTCAGACTGATCCAGGAGTATGTTCATATCCAGCAGGCATCACCACCCACCCATCTGTCATCTGCTCAGGTCACGGTTTGAGACTCGACTACACAACATCCTTTCCTCTGGAGACAGGCCACTAAAGAACGGGTGCAGCAGAGCTTCAGAGAATGTGATCCTCTTGGAAGGATCAAACTCTAACATCCTTCTCATCAAGTCAAACAGCTGCACATGGTCCGGTGAATCATACAGCAAGTAGCTCTGAAACAGAATAGTACAGATTCAGCTGTGGAAAAATGCAGACAAACATCTGGCAAAAAACTAGACACGACCCTCCACACTAGATAgcttgagagttggcaacaccgcTACAGCTATGACAGGGTGCTACACCATCATACCTTTATTCCTGAGAAAGCCCAGGGAAGTTACAAGAGATTTGGGGCATTCAAAGAAAGTTTCAAAGGTTGTCCCTTTACTTCCTCCACAAGCAGACAAAGCTAGGGGTGGTAAAACCCTCTGGTAGTGGCGAGTGTCTTCCTCCACCGGCTACAGCAGCAGCTCAAAGCAAATGTTGAGGGAAGTGTCACTGCTCCCCTATCAACAGTTCCACATTTTTGGCCTCAGTGCAAGTTCTGTTGAGGTGACAGCCACCTCTAGCCTGATGTGGCCCGTCTTGAAGCCCCTTCCATCTCCCACATTCCTGCTGCATCCATATCTATTAGATTAATTTTTATCCAGTAGAGCACCAGGCAAATCTCTGATGGTCTCCACTGGGTGAGAAGTCCCACCTACATACTACTACTCCCTTGTAGGGTGAAATCCCTTGGGAGCCATCATATATGTACCCTTGCATAGAGCCTCCactcccatcaccatagtatctgagcatctcacactCTGTACTGTATTTATCATCACACCCCTTGGAAGGTTGGGCAGAGGAGGAACTGGGGCACAGTGacgctaagtgacttgcccaaggtcacataggaagtccgCAGCTGAGTAGGGAATGGAATCCAGGTGTTCGGAGTCCCAGTCTAGCTCCCTGATTACGGAACCAATCTTCCTCTCCAGCACAGGGCTCCTCTGCCCTGTGATGGGGACACAAGCTGGATCCCAACCTTCCAACAGACAAAGCCAAGGCTGCCATGCCCAGCTGCAGTCCTGCACAGATCCCCTCAGCCTTCCTGCCTGGAACAGTTTGGAAGATCAGATTCCCTGTAAGCTGGGGTTCTCCCCAAGTCCTTTCAGTGAGCAGCAGCCACAGGAGAGGGTTCCCTGTCCTGCCTCAGAAAGGATAAAACTAGCCAGACATGAGACAGAGACATGTCCTCAGCTTCCTTTAAGAATAAAGGCAGAGTAAGAGTAACCAGCACATCTTTCTATAGCGATCTTCACCATCACGGTTCCTATCTCACAGCTGGGGAATTGGAGGCACCCGAAGAGACTTGCTCCAGGCCACAGCAATTCAGTCACAGATCCTGTACAGAACCAAGGCCCCGAGTTTCAGAAGCGCAGAGCATCCACTGAagctggagtgctcagcaccattAGAGATCAGGCTCCCACTCCTAATCCCATCTGCGGGACTGTGGTGCCGCCATGGAATTCTAAGGGCTTGCCCATCTCTAGAACACAGTGTAGGGAGCAGTCCTgaactggctggaggaggagctacaTGGCCTAACAATTCCATCCCTAATTTCTGATTCTTACCACACCGCACTGACAAAAGTGAAGTCTTTACTAACTGCGACTACAGCTGATCTGGAACAGGATCGGGAGTGATTATAAAGCACTGGGTAATAGGCCCTGTAAAAGCTAATACAGCTTAAAACAATTCTATTGGGACAGACCAGTCACTCTAGTCTCAgcaaggttttgtttttgtgCCAAGGTGCTCCCTGCATATATGGAATGAAGCTACCAATCTGTCTCCCATGTCATTTAGATACTGACAGCAGCACCCCCATTTCCATCCAGTGTCATCTCACTCCAAGAATGTGCCAGGTGACACGGTGCAAGCTAGGAATCTCAGCATCCATAGCAGAGCTACCTAAGCTTTCTATAGAAATCAGAGCAGCGTCTCATACCCGCAGTGGTTTGCAGTTCTCTTGGACGTATCTTCCATCTGATGTGTTCTCATCCCATACCAGGCCCCCCTTGTGGAAGTACTTCTGTTTCCTGTACAATAAAAGGAACTATTCAAGAGTTCTATCTGcaagagaaatctgggggtgCACACATATGGGGTATGCATAGCTTCACTGCAAGGCAAACATCAGTACTAAGACTCAAACTATATTACATAGAGGATGCTGTACCCCTTtttcaaagcacttcagaaaACTATATGCTGGGTATTCTACCAGCCTAGCCAGCAATCAAGGTGGTCTTAAAAGTTGAGCCTCATTAAAGCCAAGCTAGATGATTTCTAGCAGCCAATACTTTGGGTTTTAATATAAAGCTcgtatatagcacttttcatccacggatttcaaagcactttacaaagatagTAAAGTatcattcccatttcacagatgggaaaaacaggcagagaagggaagtgacttgcccaagggcaaaCATTAGGGTCAACAGCAGAACagtgaacagaacccaggtcgcCTGACTCCCACTGTAGTGCCTTAGCCACTGGACTATGCTGCCAGAAAATGATAGACGTTTCAGATTTTGATACTGTTTGCATGAAAGTTCACTGTCTTCTCAGCCAGGAACGGTGGCCCTGTCTCAGCAAAAGTATGAAAGAAATCCTAGGCAAGGCCCTCTGAGTGGTATAGAGTAACAGGGTTCCACTATTTCTAGGCTGCTCGGCCATTTTTCCCAGCCCCTGTACGCAACATCATCTTTATTTCAAGTTCAAGTCTTTTCTTGACCCTATGATCTCCACCCAGAGCTACAACCCTAGTGTTAGGATTCTGATGTATGGCTTCTCTGCATCAGAGATGGTATCCTGCCTACTCCTCCATCACCAGAACAATGCAACAGCCAAGTCAGCTGCTCAGAGTTCAGAAGCTGGTTCTCACCGGGTTTTGTGGATCATTGGAGATGGGATTGGCCCAAGGATTTTTTCCATCATTACAAGGTGCTCACGATTCTCATGAGTCTGTGGAGGAAGAGCGACTGGGTTATTTTCTTAGCCTTGAAACAGTCACATAACAAAGACAGGAAGGTCTAAACCCACCCTTCCAAGGACGGGCTAGTAGGACAATCTCCTCATGGTACCCAGAAAAATGTAGGCCCAAATCGACAAAGGTATttgggctcctaacttccactgagttcaatggaaattaggagcaTAAATCCCATTGTCGATTTGGGAACTAAAGCTTACACAGTTCAGTCAAGGGCATAAAGGCCTTGCAAAAGTGTACCTGAAAGAGTGTGAAGCCACGGTAATACTCAAATAGAATGCAGCCAATACTCCAGACATCACACGGCtgtgcccagcccagctctgcaatGAAGAGGAGAGAAAATGACTGAGCTTCCAGTGATAAATGTGGAGCTTAAAACTGGAGAGACCTAAAACTCAGCTACACGCCCAATGGATTTCTGTGGCGAGATGACTGCTTAGTCCTCTGGGAGTCAGAGTCCCGGATCAGAGAGACGTGCACTGAAGTGGTTATTCTCTGATTAACTCAACTGCGATACTTCACACGAGCATCCCACATCTCTGCGCTGAGCACCCGCCCAAAATTCTGTGCACATATTTACGGACAATATTTTGCTTATACAAAAGCGTCGTCTTTGTTCCAGGCTTTGGACGTGATGCAGACTGGGTGTGCTGCCTCAGCAATCCCAATGCCCCATCTGCAGCACCACCCAAACCTTCGCTCCCAAGAGACCCATCACAGCAGCAGGTTTAACTTTTTGTCTAAATAGGCCAGTGTAGATTGTCCCCTTCTCCATTCCAGAATCAGAGATTTTCCAGTCAGTTCTCTCACAAAGCCCAATTCTTACCCTAATGTACCCCGTGGCCCACTCACCAGAAACCCATCAGTAAAGATAGAAGCGTAACTCCACTCACCCAGAATCACCTCTGGCGGGCGGTAATGCCGAGTAGCAACAATAGTAGTGTGATGCTCATGGTCAAAGGTGGCACTTCCAAAGTCAGCCACACGGATGTTTGTGTTCCTAATAGATTTCTCCTCACAGCTCTGCAACACAAGAAATATCTATAAGGAACCTGGATATCCATGTCAGCAGTAAAAAGCACAAAATACAGAAACATTGCACTTGTATAGCGCCTTCCATcagagatctcaaagctctttaacCTAGGTAGCCAAGTACTCTTCGTTTTACAGACTGGAATGGTCAGGAATagaatgcaggcctcctgacttCATCTCCCGTGTCCAAGCCACTGGAGATGATGGCCTCATACTCAACCAGAGAATGGGAAAAAGGAAAATCTTTTCTTACAGAAAGAAGCAAGGCATTCAATTGTTTCACCTTCTCGCTCAGAGACACAACCTACCTTGGTCTCATTGTACATGGTGTCGAAATCGGAATTCACAAAGAGGATGTTTTCAGGTTTGAGGTCAGTGTGAGTCAGCTGGTTGTCATGTAAAACTGcggagaggggtggggagagaggagagaaaagttTAAGAATCAAGCACTGGACCCTCCGTACAGCTATGTCTGTTACATAGGCCCCCTGCAAACACATGCTCCCTTGCCCCAAGGGACCATACTTTGAACCAGAGTGCAATGTGCTGCACCATGGCCCATGTCAACTGTGTATCAAACAGCTTCATTAAGCTACATAGAATTCTCTTATTTGAAGCCAAGTTCTTCATTATAGGTCATCACATTTTAActgttaaatatacatttcagcCATCCCATCGCGTCCGCCACATACAGGTAGTAAGTCTCATCTCTGTGAAGCTTACAAGGTTTAGTTTCCCCTCTCTTTCAGGAGGGAACTGAGGTGAATCTAGAAGCCATGTCCTCAATCCACCTCCCTTCACTGTTCTCCAAAAACATCGGAATCGCTCACCTGATTTTAAACTCTTCAGACTGTAAAAAGTGAGACTAGCCAAAACGTTCAGACACTATTAACATGCATGTAAAAACAAACTGACATTTCTCAAAGAAAACACTAGCTGGCGAGTAGAACTCACCTCATTGCTGCAGACAACCGTGGCAAAGGAATCTGGGTAACTTACATCTCAAGGCATGGCAGAGCTGGTATGCCATGTGCCggatctgggggaggggatatGGCTGAAAGTTATTCTCCTTCAGGAATTCAAAAGTGTTCTTGCCCAGAAGCTCAAAGGCGATGCACATGTGGCCATGGAAGTTGAACCAATCGGACATCAGGACACACAAACTGGATAGAATGGATAATAAGGATGTTATTGGCCACACAACACTCTTCTAAGGAAGTAGTATTcccatccctccctctctccaagTGACTAGCACACAAACACTCAGTTTGCACACACAGCACAGCCATGCTTCTCTCTAAGCAACCTGGGACTCACCTGCTCAATCATCCAGAGATGCCAAGGACATAGATATCCTAGTTTAAGCAGCAAAATTCTTACactgaagggaggggggagggcaaatGTTTCACTATAAAGAACTGTGTTTAGCTAATATGGAAGGATAAGTTAACCCAATTCCCAGATATTTAAATGGTCAATAATTACATATTCAGGGACCTAGGAATAAAAATCACAATTCAGACTAAAAAAGCCCTTCTATATTCCCAATCCCAGAGGGTGGACGAGGGAGAAGACAACACCATTTTCTAGGTAGatggaagagacaggtattaagTTTCCATGCTCTTATCTCCGGTTCTCCCCCATGCTACCTAGCACCAACCACTCTCCTCTCTGAGTAGATACATTGACAGCACTAAGCAGCAGCAACTTCTATGCAAGAGATCAAACTTACTATTTGTTGTCCTTGTCTCTCTCTCGAATTTTCTTTAGGACATTAATTTCCAGTCTGGCTGCTTCTCGGTACTTTCCCACATTTCTAATAATTTTCAGTGCCACCTGGGATTTACCTCTGCAGAGGGGAAGATGACACATGAATGGGTCAGACATGGAGTGGCCCAGACCACCTCAACAAATAATTGTCCCTAGACAAAAAACAATTCCCAGTTTCTGAGATTCTTACCCAATTCCTTTTTGGATGGGGAATGAGAAAATGTCTTTATAATAAATCCTGGGGTGTGGTAGGAGACACCGGTcatttttcttcccctccccaaatcagTTCTCAGGGCCATTCAGTGGGAGCAAACCAGAGCCGCTCATCACTGTATTAGTAAGTTATGCCCTGTAATTGACTGCAGCATGAAACTGGGAAATGCAGCATGGGAAAAGCCAGGATCAAGGAGAATCCATCACCCCCGCTTCATCTGCATATTCTTCCACCAGAGGCAACTAAAACCACTTTGTGGGAATGGTCCCCAGTCACCCTCCCAAGGCTTGCTGGGGGCTAATGCACTTATCCAAGTGACACCTTACTCTGCAAGTACTACAGGAGTGGGGAGCCCCTCATATATCCCCAGGATGGGAGAGGTGGAAATGATCCCCGATGTACTGCTGGCCACACCTCTTTGCTTTCCTCATCCTCCTCACTGGTCTCTGAGGGATTACCTCTGGTGCACCTCCAAAGGATTTAAGGACTGGGATTTCCCTACTCCATATTTTACAGTGCACAAGAGAGGGATTCCACCCCTGCAAACTTCACAAAGGGGAAAAATGCTTTCCTCCCAAAGTCCTGTGCTCTCTTCAGCCCCATTTATGactaagctctctggggcaaggacGGTCTTATCTGTTGGGTTTGTATAGCCCCTAgctcaatggggtcctgggcaaaGACAATACAAACTAACAACATTTTCCCCTACCTCCCAAAAAATTAAGGTGTTGTTCAGGTCACAGGCATATAGTGCCCTGAGTCTATACTACCCTTCAAGAACATTAGAGACCCAGGAAAATGAGAGTTAAGCTTGCACGTTTTGCAATACATCACAGTCTCACACAAATCACCATCACTGGCTTAACTCTGCCCCAGTAGACACAAAAGCCAAAGTTCatactttgggggaagggggaaatcaagCATTCCCCATTTCACTAAATGGTCATCAGAAAGTATACATCAAGTGATTGTAATTCTGCAGTAGTTACTAGGCTGTAGCAA includes the following:
- the CLK3 gene encoding dual specificity protein kinase CLK3 isoform X2, encoding MSDWFNFHGHMCIAFELLGKNTFEFLKENNFQPYPLPQIRHMAYQLCHALRFLHDNQLTHTDLKPENILFVNSDFDTMYNETKSCEEKSIRNTNIRVADFGSATFDHEHHTTIVATRHYRPPEVILELGWAQPCDVWSIGCILFEYYRGFTLFQTHENREHLVMMEKILGPIPSPMIHKTRKQKYFHKGGLVWDENTSDGRYVQENCKPLRSYLLYDSPDHVQLFDLMRRMLEFDPSKRITFSEALLHPFFSGLSPEERMLCSRVSNRDLSR
- the CLK3 gene encoding dual specificity protein kinase CLK3 isoform X1; the encoded protein is MHHCKRYQSPEQETYMSHKWKRRRSHSREYEGRLRYQPQRDLPRRSRSRSHERMPYQRRYRDRRESDNYRFEDRSPSFGEDYYSTRSHHCRRSRDREHHRTRKHQHRCRKRKTRSCSSASSRSQQSSKRSRSVEDDKEGHLVCRIGDWLQERYEIVGSLGEGTFGKVVECVDHARGKSQVALKIIRNVGKYREAARLEINVLKKIRERDKDNKYLCVLMSDWFNFHGHMCIAFELLGKNTFEFLKENNFQPYPLPQIRHMAYQLCHALRFLHDNQLTHTDLKPENILFVNSDFDTMYNETKSCEEKSIRNTNIRVADFGSATFDHEHHTTIVATRHYRPPEVILELGWAQPCDVWSIGCILFEYYRGFTLFQTHENREHLVMMEKILGPIPSPMIHKTRKQKYFHKGGLVWDENTSDGRYVQENCKPLRSYLLYDSPDHVQLFDLMRRMLEFDPSKRITFSEALLHPFFSGLSPEERMLCSRVSNRDLSR